From a single Methanofollis sp. W23 genomic region:
- a CDS encoding NAD+ synthase, protein MIEKIGCVMESVDQMVRHAVWNAGADGIVVGISGGIDSAVAAGFAARAVGPERVLGIALPGAVTDPADLEDAGAVCRHLGIELRTMSIDPVIEAYRHYPGLTESKYVLGNLMARTRMTLLYAVANQENRLVCGTSNRTEYLLGYSTKHGDAAADIQPILHLYKTEVFEVAREMGLPERVVEKPPSAGLWAGQTDEKDLGATYAEIDAALRTLAAKDWEAETEVEALVLTRVRASAHKRVAPPNLLSTR, encoded by the coding sequence ATGATCGAAAAGATAGGATGTGTCATGGAATCGGTGGACCAGATGGTCAGGCATGCAGTCTGGAACGCAGGCGCGGACGGGATCGTCGTCGGGATCAGCGGCGGGATCGACTCCGCGGTGGCCGCAGGATTTGCGGCAAGGGCCGTCGGGCCTGAACGGGTGCTCGGGATCGCCCTGCCCGGTGCAGTCACCGACCCCGCCGACCTCGAAGACGCCGGGGCCGTCTGCCGCCACCTCGGGATCGAACTGCGGACGATGTCCATCGACCCGGTGATCGAGGCCTACCGCCACTATCCCGGCCTCACCGAGAGCAAATACGTCCTCGGCAACCTCATGGCCAGGACGCGGATGACCCTCCTCTACGCCGTCGCCAACCAGGAGAACCGCCTGGTCTGCGGGACCTCCAACAGGACCGAGTACCTCCTCGGCTACTCGACCAAACACGGCGACGCCGCCGCCGACATCCAGCCCATCCTCCACCTCTACAAGACCGAGGTCTTCGAGGTGGCACGAGAGATGGGGCTCCCTGAACGGGTCGTCGAGAAACCGCCGTCCGCTGGGCTCTGGGCCGGGCAGACCGACGAAAAAGACCTGGGCGCGACCTACGCCGAGATCGACGCGGCGCTCAGGACACTTGCAGCGAAGGACTGGGAGGCGGAGACCGAGGTCGAAGCCCTGGTCCTCACACGGGTGAGGGCTTCGGCGCATAAGCGGGTCGCCCCGCCGAATCTGTTAAGCACCCGCTGA